The genomic stretch CGGAATCGCCCACCCCGGTACCCCGGCCCAGGCGTGGGCCACCCTGATGAAGGGAAACATGCGGTTTGTGGAGAGCATTGCCTCCCACCCCAACCAGGATGCAGCCCGCCGTGCTTCCTTGACGGACGGTCAGCACCCGTTTGTGACGATCTTTGGTTGCTCGGATTCCCGACTGGCCGCGGAAATCATCTTTGACATGGGCCTGGGTGACGCCTTTGTGGTCCGCACCGCCGGCCACGTCATTGACAACACCGCGCTGGGCTCGATCGAATTCGGCGAGGAGTACCTGGACGTGCCGCTCATTGTAGTTCTGGGCCATGACAGCTGCGGTGCCGTCACCGCCACCAAGGGCTCGGTAGAGACCGGCAGCATGCCGGCCGGGCATGTCCGGGGAATCGTTGAGCTCATCACCCCCTCCGTGCTGGCATCCCTGCGCGCCAACAGCGCCAGCACCGTCAACTCGATGGTCGCCGAACATGTTAAGCAGACTGCGGTGCGCCTGCTCGAGGAATCACCCATCGTCGCCGCTGCAGTGGCGAGCGGGAAAACCGCCGTGGTGGGGCTTACCTACCACCTCAACGACGGCCGGGCGGAACTGGTCCACAGCAGCGGACCCATCTCCATCTGAACCGGCCGCCGCCGCGGTATTTGGGCCACCGCGAAAGACGGGATGGTGGCGGTACCGGCGGCGGCCGCGGTGCATCTGGCCTAAACGACGGTGAAGGTGATGGAGTGCCATCCGGTGGAGCCGTCGGGTTCCGGCGGGGCCTGCCGTTCGTCCTGGAGCACGCCGGCGCCGTCGTAGGCGCGGACCCGGACAGTGTGGGTGCCGGCCCTGGCCCCGTCCCACTCGTAGGACCACTGGCGCCGGGTGTCAATGGAGGCTTCTCCGGCCAGGACTGCCGGTTGCCAGGGCCCGCCGTCGAGCTGGATTTCCACCCTCTGGATGCCGCGGCGCTGCGCCCACGCTGTCCCGCCAATGCCCACCCGGCCGGCGGGCACGCGCGCCAGTGCCCGGGGCACCTCAACGCGGGAGGCTGTCTTGATGGGCCCGTGGCAGGACCAGCCGCGCGAGGTCCAGTAGCCCTCCTTGGCCGCGAAGGTGGTCACCTCCAGATCCACCACCCACTTGGTGGCGGAGACGAAACCGTAGAGTCCGGGAACGACCATGCGGACGGGGAAGCCGTGTTCCAGGGGCAGCGGTTCGCCGTTCATGCCGATGGCCAGGACGGCGTCTCTGCTGTCTTGCAGCACCGGCAGGGGTGTGGAGGCGCTGAAGCCGTCGATGCTGGTGGAGAGCACCATGTCGGCCCCGGCTGTGGGCTTGGCGCGGGCCAGGACATCCCGCAGCGGATAGCCGAGCCATTTGGCGTTGCCGGCCAGGTTTCCGCCCACCACGTTCGACACGCAGGTCAGCGTCACATACGTTTCGACCAGCTCGGCGGCGAGAAGTTCGTCAAAGGTCAGGGTGAATTCGTTCTCCACCAGCCCGTGCACGCGCAGGCTCCAGGCGCGCGGATCCAGCTCGGGGACGACCAGGGCCGTGTCGATCCTGTAGAAATCCGGGTTGGGGGTGACGAATGGTCCCACCCCGCGATGGGCGACTGGGCGCCGGCGGGCAGTGCCGGAGCCGGTACCCGCGGGGCCGGGAGCGTGAGCATGTCACGGACCTGGCGGGCCGTGTTGCGCGCCGTGGACAGGAGGGTGCCGCCCACACCAACGACGACGGCGGCACCGGCCAAAACGGCCGACCTCACCAGAAACGCCCGGCGGCTCGGCTGCGCCGCAACCGATTCCGCGGACCCGTCGGGGGTGGGTGCCGCGCGGCGTGCTGTAGCGGCGCCGGTGAGGAAACGCAGGGCCGCCAGGCCGGCCGCCGTGCCGGCCAAAAGAGGCAGAAGGTCTGCCCCGGTGGCGCCGGCCCGGGTGATGACGCAGGCGGCCATGACGATGGCGAAGGCGCCGACCATCCCGGCACCGGCGGCAAACCGCTTCCGGGCCACCACACCGGCCAGGGCGGAGAGGATAATGGCGGCCGCCGCCGTGGAGAGCAGGAGCACCGTCTTGTCATTGGTGCCGAAGGTGGCAATGGCAAAGTTCTTCATCCACGCCGGGGTGAAGTCGATGAACGTGGACCCCACGGAGGTCAAGGGGGAAGATGCTGCGCCGAACAATGACGACAGCAGCTGCGCCACGGCAAACAATGCCCCGGCCGCGATGACGCCGGCCACCGCCGACATCACCAGCTGCCGACTGCCATCCCTTCTACGGGCTTTGACTGGCTTCTTGCTGCGTGATTTCACCACTGGCTCCTCGGACGGGACGTGGCCGCCCACGTTCATGCGGGCGGCGCTTCTTGCCAGTACTTCGGAGCCGGAGGGATGTCCGGATTGGCAAAGATTTCCTGCCGCCCTGTGTCCCAGGGCGAGGCTAAATGGGCTGGAGCAATATCGGCGTGGTGGTCGGCTGGGGCGAGCCACCGGCAGGCTCCACCGTGATGCCAATGTGTGTGGCACCGTCCAGGGGCCCCTGCAGGACCTGGACGCTTGTTGCGGAGTCGGAAACTTTCATCAGTCCCGCCGCCACCGCACCCTTGGCGGTGATGAACCACAGCTCGTACGCCTTTCCGGCGGGAGCGGGCGGCATGTCCTTGACCAGGACGGCAGCCTGGTTGGCCTGCCCCGAGGAGGCCACGGTCACCACGGTTCCGGCACCCACCTTGGCGGTGGAAATTTTCGCGTCCGGCGCTCCCATGATCGCCAGCATGGCCGACTGCTGCGCGTGTTCGGCGGCCAGCCGCTGCTCCGTCCCTTGTTGCCCGGCGCCGTGGCCAACCGCCCAGCCGCCCACCCCGGCTCCGGCGAAGATCAGCAGGGCGGCAGCGGCCGCCAAGGCCGACACCCACCGGCGGCGCGGCGCCCCGGGAAGCCGGAGACGCGCCGTCGTGCCCTGCTGGGAGGCCCGTGCGGTGCTGAGGTCCCGGACCACGGCGGAGGGCGACAGCTGGCGGGTGTTGCGGATGGCGGCCATGACAGAGTCCTTCAACTCCGGGGGAGGTGCTTCGGCCGGTGTGCCGTAGGCGAGCAGCGCTGCGGTTTCGCTGAGGCTGCGCACCTCCTCGAGGGTCTGCGCGTCAGTCAGGGCGTGGCGTTCAAAGGCGGTCTGCTCGGCGTCGGTGACGGCGTTGAGTGCGTAGGCGCCGGTCAGCAGATGCAGTTGTTGTTCCATTACGCCACCCCCAACCTGTCTCGAAGTCTGATCATGCCATCGCGAATTCTTGTCTTGGCGGTACCCACCGGTATGTCCAGCAGCTGCGCCACTTCCTGGTGGGTGTAGCCGCCGTAGTAGGCCAGGCGGATGGCCTCCTGCTGGGGGGTCGTCAAGGTGTCCAGGGCCTTGCGGACGCGTTCGGCGTCCATGGTGGTTTCCACGGTGTCCGCGACGTCGTCGTAACTTTCCTGGTACTCCTTGATGCCTGGCGCAGGTCGCGGTCCCTGCTGGCCTGGCTGGCCCGCACACGGTCCACAGCCCGGCGGTGGGCGATGACCAGAATCCAGGCCATCGCCTTCCCGCGGTCCGCATCAAAACGGGCCGCCTGCGTCCAAATGTCCAGAAAGACTTCCTGGGTGACCTCCTGGCTTTGGGCCGGGTCTCGAACCACACGGCGCACCAGGCCGAACACCCGGGGTGCCACGGCGTCGTAGAGTTCAGCGAAAGCCGCCTCGTCGCCGAGGGCGACGAGGCGGATCAACTCTTCGTGCGTGGGCGGAGCCAAGGGCTCCACGGACCGCAACCAGGGCAGTCGCATGCCTTCTACTCTCTCATGACCGCTGCCCATGGTGCCGTTCCTTGAGGTCCGTGTTGCCGTCGGGTTGCTTTCGATGACGTCCTGGCTGGTTACTTCTTGGCCGGGGGCATCAGGACGGTGTCGATGAGGTAGACGGTCGCGTTCGCCGTCTTGACCCCGCCACAGATGACCTTGGCATCGTTGACCATCATGTTGTCCCCGCTCCCGGTGACCTTCACGGTGGCGCCTTCAGCCGTGGCGTGCTCGCCGTCGATCTGGCTCGGTGAGAGCTGCCCGGGAACCACATGGTAGGTCAGGATGGAGGTCAGCATCTTCGAATCGGTCTTCAAACCGTCAATTGTGGCTGTCGGGATCTTGGCAAAGGCATCGTCAACGGGGGCGAAGACGGTGAACTCGCCCGAGTTCAGGGTGTCCACCAGGTTCACGTCCTTGTTCAGCTTCCCGGAAACGGCCGCCGTCAGCGTCTTCAGCAGCGGGTTGTTCGACGCCGCCGTGGCAACCGGATCTGCCGCCATGCCGCCCACCGATCCGGCACCGGACGGGACGGCTGCAGCATAGGCGGCGCAGCCCGGTCCGACCAGGTCCCCGGCAGCAGCCATCGGCGTTGTGGCCGCGGGGGCGGGGGTGGACATGGGGGCCTGCGAGGTTGTGGGAGAGGTGGTGGTGCCGCTGCAGGAGGTCAGCCCCAGGGCGGCAACGGCGAGCAGTCCCATGCCCAGGCTGAGACTCTTGCGGGTGGTGGACGTCTTGGTTGCATTCATGATGGTTCTCCATGCCTTGAAAACGGAGGGTTTCCGCTTGCTTCCCTGCCGCTGCCTTGGCTGGCGAGATGCCTGATGCTGCGGGGCGGTGCGGGCTGTCAGGTAGTACTTCGGAACATCACCGCCGCGGGATTGGGCTAATTCCGAGAATTTCAAATCCCGGCTTGGCCGTGGATGCTGACAGACTTGGGACACGCCTGAATGCGGGTAACCCGCCGACGCCTGTACTGTTGGGGTGCCGTTGGGCAAGGGGAGCTGAGCCCAAATAGGCCTAACTTGAACCGGCTACCAAGAGCCGCAGTTCTTTGGTCTAGTCGAAACTGTTTTGCCATCCCCATTCCGCCAATTTCGGGGCCGCGGGTGTGGGGTGGCTGGTATGCGGTTTGTCTGTCGGTGGCCCAGTCAGAGAGGAATCCTTCGCGGACGAGATGGTCGGTGAGTTGGGCGAGACGGTACTCTGGGTCTGCTTCAAGAGCGCGTTGGAAGCATTGGTAAGCCTTGCTGCCGTGGCCTTCCCACCACTGGATGATGCCCAAGCTCGTCAGTACGGGTGCGGCGTCACTACCGTCCGTACGCAAGTGCAGCTGAAACAGCACGTCGGAGGCACGGTCGACGCGCTGCCAATGTGGGCTCTGTTTGGTTTGTCCCAGGAGCAGATCCTGCATGCTTTCGTCGATGCCGGGAATGTCGGCAAGGAGCCGGTCGCGGACAGTGATGAATTTAAGGTTGGCGATAAGCTCGGCCGCCTCATCATCGGTAGGTTCGCCGCCGCCGTCGAGCATCTTGTCCCAAAGCACCCTTGCTCGGCTGATTGCAGCCTCCGGATTCATGGCTTCGATCCTGAAACAATGTCTCAGGACCTCGGTATTGAGGTTTGGTCGAGCCACGAGGGGTATACGGAATCCAGGGACGCATCGATGCTCGACCCGCGAAAGACAAGTTCCGCATTGAGCTGACTATTCATGACCTGATCCAACGGGTAAATCACTCCGGCAGGAGTGCCGATGTGCAAGTAGTTGGTGAATGTTGTTTCGCCAATGAGCCAGCCGTCCCGGACGATCACGCCCTGTTGGCTGAGCCAGCCGGTCAGTTCCTCCAATGCGCTCTCATGTTGACGCCGTTCATTCGAAGTCCAGGATGCGTGGGTGAAGATGCCGAACACGACGCCGGTGGCGTCACGGTCTGTGCCGACGTATCGCACTATCTGGTCGACGAATTGGTCCCTATCAGCACTGGGGGCGGGAAGATTAACCCTCAGTGTGGCGCCCATGCGGCGGTCGTCCAGGACGATGCAGACCAGGCTTTCCTGGGGCCAGAAACCCAGGGTGTGTCCCATGAGTGCGATGAAGTCGTCAGGGGTCTTGATACTGAGCTTTTCCATGATGCCTCCGCGTGCCGGTACCGCCGGCTGATGCCGACTGCACCTATTCATGGCTGGCGGCAACGAAACTACATGACCGCGAGCAGACGGTGGCTGTGTCAGTGTCCTTGGAGAAGTTGTTCGGCCTTGTTGACGAGGACGCGGTCGCGGGGGAGCAGCGTCATGCCTCGCTGCTGGCAGTCTCGGATCTCGATGACCCGGCGGTGGAGGTGTGCCGTTGTGTGGTTGGCGACCGGGTAGGGGCTTGGGGTTCGCTGGTTCCGCCGGAGTATGCGGTGAGGGTGGTGACGCCGAAGGGGTCGTAGTGGTAGGCGAAGGATTCGTAGGCTGCTGAGGGCACAGAACCGGCTGGACTGGCTCTTGCCAGCTTCGGAGGGCAGGGGCTGGTGCGCTGCGGGCGCGCCCTGCTCTATCGCTACGAGGAGGGTGACACGGGGACGCGGAACTTGGCGATCGTCGCGTTGACGGATGACGGATGCCGGTATCCGGGTCGATGAGGTTGCTGCGGTGGTCGGGCTGACGGCGACCTATGTCTCGATGCTGCGGGGCCGGGCCCGCGCCCAGGGCTCGGCCGGGTTGGTGCGCCGTCGCGCGCGCCCGCCCAAGCTTACCGACCGGCAGGTCGCGAAGGTGCGGGTGTGGGCCGGTGAAGGGATGACACAGCGGGCGATCACCGACAGGCTCGGGGTGGCCCAGTCGGGAATCAGCGACCTGCTCGCACGGCGGGGTCCGACACCGGTGCAGCAAGAACACCTGCCCGAACCCGGCATCACCGCCCCGGCCAGGAGAATGCAGTGCACGATACGGGTGCGGCCGGGGAGGCATCCATCCCCGGTGAGGAGCCCGCACCAGCTGCCGGCCGCGTTGGCCCGCATCGGCTCGGGCACGGCATTGTCCCGGTTTGCGGGGGCGATGCTACTGCATGCGATCCTGGACCGGGTCGGGATCGAGAGGATCTTCGCCACCCTGGCCGGCGCGACGCTATGACAACTTGGCGGAGCTCACCACCGCGGTGCTCGGCTTCGCCCTCGGCACGGGGACCATTGAATGGTTCAAGCACCTTCGCCCGGCCGAGCTCGGCCCGGTGGCCGGGGTTCAGATGGTCCTGGAGCTGGCGACCCTGCGCCCCCGCCTGACCGCCCTGGCCGATGGGTCCGACCCGCTAAAGGTGCAGCAGGCCTTGGCCCCCGGGATGCTCGCCTTCGACCCGGCCGACGGTCCGGTCTACTATGTCGATGACCACTTCGTGCCCTACGCCCGAGCGAAGCCGGTGGCGAAAGGCTGGAACACCAAGCGCCGCCACGCCGGCCCGGGCCGCGATGACACGGTCCTGGTCGATGCCCGGGCCGGGCGGTCGTCTTCGGCTCAGGGAACCGACGTCCGTGGCCTCCAACTTGCCCGGCGTGCTCACCCGGCTGCGGGAGGTGATCGGTGCGGGCGCGACGATCCTGCTCGGCTCTGACCGCCGCGGGGCCTTTCCCATCGCCTATGCTGCCTGCCGGGACGCCGGTGCCGACTGGATCAGCTGCCGCCGCGCCCCATTGGTCGAAACGACCGCCACCCCGGCAACCTCCACCACCGTGCGCAACGGCAAAGCGATCAGCGTCGAGCTCGCTGATGAGACCGTGGCGATCAAGGGCTACGGTGAGGCCTGACAACTGACATTGTTCGAACACGGCGTCCAGGTGCTGCAGGTCCTCACCAGCGAAACCAACGGCACCGGCGCGGACCTGCTGTGTTGGTTGCGGTCCCGCTGGCAGATCGAGAACATGTTCAAATACGCTGCCGAGCACAACGGCATCGACGCCCTCGCCGACTACGGAATGGACATCGCCGCCGAAACCCGCAAAGTCGCCAACCCCGCCCGCGTCGCGGCACGCAGTGCCGTCAAAACCGCTGAAACCTCGTTGGCTGATGCCGAACGGTCCCTTGCACAACTCCTGGCCAGCAACGGCACTCCGAAGCAGATGAATGCCGCCCTACCCGGCATCCACCGCACCATCGAAAAAGCCACTCAGGAAGTGACCGCTGCCAAGAAAGCCCTCAAGCCCATCCCCGCCAAGATCCCCGCGAACGCGTTGAACCCCGACGCGAAACTCGCCCGCCCCCACCCTCAACGGCGGAGCATGCAAATGGTGCTGCGGCTGCTGGCCTTCAACGCCGAAGCCTGGCTCGCCGACCGCCTCAACACCTACCTGAACGACCCGGACGAATACCGGGCCATCACCCGCCACCTGCTCCACCAAGGCGGATCCATCAATTACGGGGCCCGCCAGATCACCGTCACCCTTGACCGGCCCGACAGCCCCCGCATAGACCGCGCCTTCAACTACTCACCGAGGAACTCAACAACACACCCACCCGAATCCCCTGCGACCGACGCGCTCTGAAATACCAAGTCGCACAAGCTCAGACTTCAACAATTAACGAGTGCCTGCTCCAGGACGTCTGAGACTGACGATGGCAAGGCATCCTCTGGATTGCTCTGCCCACGGAATGGCAACCCTTGTCCGGGACCAGAAATCCGGCTCTTCAGATTTGAGGGTGTAGTTTTGGTCTGAATCCGCCGGATTCCAGCAATGCCCGGGCGACATAGTTGGTGAGATTGCGGAAGCCGAGGGCAGATCCGCGGAGGTGTTCCAAACGGCCATTGATCGCTTCAGTTGGGCCATTGGAGGTTCTTGGGTGGTCGAAGTATGCGAGGATGTCGGCTGCCCTGCGTTTGAGTGTTCCGCCCATCTTTTTCAACTCTTTCAGCGCGGCCGGAACGCCGGTACTGAGGGAGTCAATGAGTGCCTGCATGAGCTTCTTGCCCTGGACCGGGTCTTTCTCCCGGTAGGCGGAGATCATGCGTTGATATGCGCCCCATGTTGCTTCGACCTCGAC from Arthrobacter stackebrandtii encodes the following:
- a CDS encoding anti-sigma factor; translation: MEQQLHLLTGAYALNAVTDAEQTAFERHALTDAQTLEEVRSLSETAALLAYGTPAEAPPPELKDSVMAAIRNTRQLSPSAVVRDLSTARASQQGTTARLRLPGAPRRRWVSALAAAAALLIFAGAGVGGWAVGHGAGQQGTEQRLAAEHAQQSAMLAIMGAPDAKISTAKVGAGTVVTVASSGQANQAAVLVKDMPPAPAGKAYELWFITAKGAVAAGLMKVSDSATSVQVLQGPLDGATHIGITVEPAGGSPQPTTTPILLQPI
- a CDS encoding DUF4192 family protein; the encoded protein is MNPEAAISRARVLWDKMLDGGGEPTDDEAAELIANLKFITVRDRLLADIPGIDESMQDLLLGQTKQSPHWQRVDRASDVLFQLHLRTDGSDAAPVLTSLGIIQWWEGHGSKAYQCFQRALEADPEYRLAQLTDHLVREGFLSDWATDRQTAYQPPHTRGPEIGGMGMAKQFRLDQRTAALGSRFKLGLFGLSSPCPTAPQQYRRRRVTRIQACPKSVSIHGQAGI
- a CDS encoding fasciclin domain-containing protein, with the translated sequence MNATKTSTTRKSLSLGMGLLAVAALGLTSCSGTTTSPTTSQAPMSTPAPAATTPMAAAGDLVGPGCAAYAAAVPSGAGSVGGMAADPVATAASNNPLLKTLTAAVSGKLNKDVNLVDTLNSGEFTVFAPVDDAFAKIPTATIDGLKTDSKMLTSILTYHVVPGQLSPSQIDGEHATAEGATVKVTGSGDNMMVNDAKVICGGVKTANATVYLIDTVLMPPAKK
- a CDS encoding carbonic anhydrase, yielding MTEEANGIAHPGTPAQAWATLMKGNMRFVESIASHPNQDAARRASLTDGQHPFVTIFGCSDSRLAAEIIFDMGLGDAFVVRTAGHVIDNTALGSIEFGEEYLDVPLIVVLGHDSCGAVTATKGSVETGSMPAGHVRGIVELITPSVLASLRANSASTVNSMVAEHVKQTAVRLLEESPIVAAAVASGKTAVVGLTYHLNDGRAELVHSSGPISI
- a CDS encoding sigma factor, with the translated sequence MRLPWLRSVEPLAPPTHEELIRLVALGDEAAFAELYDAVAPRVFGLVRRVVRDPAQSQEVTQEVFLDIWTQAARFDADRGKAMAWILVIAHRRAVDRVRASQASRDRDLRQASRSTRKVTTTSRTPWKPPWTPNASARPWTP
- a CDS encoding sigma-70 family RNA polymerase sigma factor, translated to MDAERVRKALDTLTTPQQEAIRLAYYGGYTHQEVAQLLDIPVGTAKTRIRDGMIRLRDRLGVA
- a CDS encoding molybdopterin-dependent oxidoreductase, with product MHGLVENEFTLTFDELLAAELVETYVTLTCVSNVVGGNLAGNAKWLGYPLRDVLARAKPTAGADMVLSTSIDGFSASTPLPVLQDSRDAVLAIGMNGEPLPLEHGFPVRMVVPGLYGFVSATKWVVDLEVTTFAAKEGYWTSRGWSCHGPIKTASRVEVPRALARVPAGRVGIGGTAWAQRRGIQRVEIQLDGGPWQPAVLAGEASIDTRRQWSYEWDGARAGTHTVRVRAYDGAGVLQDERQAPPEPDGSTGWHSITFTVV
- a CDS encoding putative transposase → MFEHGVQVLQVLTSETNGTGADLLCWLRSRWQIENMFKYAAEHNGIDALADYGMDIAAETRKVANPARVAARSAVKTAETSLADAERSLAQLLASNGTPKQMNAALPGIHRTIEKATQEVTAAKKALKPIPAKIPANALNPDAKLARPHPQRRSMQMVLRLLAFNAEAWLADRLNTYLNDPDEYRAITRHLLHQGGSINYGARQITVTLDRPDSPRIDRAFNYSPRNSTTHPPESPATDAL
- a CDS encoding DUF4192 family protein, whose protein sequence is MEKLSIKTPDDFIALMGHTLGFWPQESLVCIVLDDRRMGATLRVNLPAPSADRDQFVDQIVRYVGTDRDATGVVFGIFTHASWTSNERRQHESALEELTGWLSQQGVIVRDGWLIGETTFTNYLHIGTPAGVIYPLDQVMNSQLNAELVFRGSSIDASLDSVYPSWLDQTSIPRS